In Methanomicrobium antiquum, one DNA window encodes the following:
- a CDS encoding EF-Tu/IF-2/RF-3 family GTPase — MPNLNVAMLGAPEYSKNVGKKGTTSDIVFYNLKKGEDTVTIIEPLRYPERLPPLFYTASMSDCAVLIVDAITPEFGETVVMLDCAGVKDGYIILRNYIDKSQIAPLIQGTVLENYSYMEDDPNLLRETLIEDAAKKPRELTDIAGVVSVDHHFNVKGIGTVVLGGVEFGSIKTHDTLKVLPTDKTAQVRSIQRHDTDCPDATKGDRVGLALKNITSEELDRGYVLTASKDVWTADKFTCRLNIVKYWQTPVTEGMTIHLGHWMQYISGKIESVSGDPKNPDIVIALEKEMVYLLNDNALLFHLDAGKLRVVGTVSLN; from the coding sequence ATGCCAAATCTTAATGTCGCTATGCTTGGCGCTCCTGAATATTCAAAAAATGTCGGAAAGAAGGGAACTACCTCAGATATTGTCTTTTATAATCTTAAAAAAGGTGAGGACACTGTAACTATAATAGAGCCTTTGAGGTATCCGGAACGTCTTCCGCCTCTTTTTTACACCGCATCAATGTCTGACTGTGCAGTTTTGATTGTCGATGCAATAACTCCTGAATTTGGAGAAACTGTTGTAATGTTAGACTGCGCCGGTGTAAAAGACGGATATATTATTCTTAGAAATTATATTGATAAATCACAGATTGCTCCTCTTATTCAAGGAACTGTTCTTGAAAACTACTCTTACATGGAAGACGACCCAAATCTTCTTCGTGAGACATTAATTGAAGACGCCGCCAAAAAACCTCGTGAATTAACAGATATTGCAGGTGTAGTCTCAGTAGATCACCATTTCAATGTGAAGGGAATAGGAACTGTTGTTTTGGGAGGCGTTGAATTTGGCTCGATAAAAACGCATGACACACTTAAAGTTCTTCCAACCGATAAGACAGCACAGGTTCGCTCCATCCAAAGGCATGATACAGACTGCCCTGATGCAACAAAAGGTGACAGAGTAGGACTTGCACTTAAAAATATAACATCAGAAGAGCTTGACAGAGGCTATGTCCTGACCGCAAGCAAGGATGTGTGGACTGCAGATAAATTCACCTGCCGCTTAAATATTGTGAAATACTGGCAAACTCCTGTTACAGAAGGAATGACTATTCATCTTGGCCACTGGATGCAATATATCTCAGGGAAAATAGAGTCTGTCAGCGGCGATCCAAAAAACCCTGATATTGTTATTGCCCTTGAAAAAGAGATGGTCTATCTTTTGAATGACAATGCATTGCTCTTTCACTTAGATGCCGGAAAATTACGTGTTGTTGGAACAGTTTCGTTAAACTAA
- a CDS encoding SIMPL domain-containing protein, producing MAVFVVLLAISSFAGITAAAEEDEKLIHVSGTGKVTTSPDVAEISLAVQTEDQDGLFAQQENARRMSECISALKTLGLTDEDIKTTGYSMYSYKTDSDSPFGGEKTVYRVTNTLLVKTTKTDMAGEIIDKAIANGANSVNYVSFTLSDEKSQSLRSEALTKAVTQARLDADSVSAALGVSILGVQSVNVGSSYTPYTYAESNYKSMSMDSAAGTYPTPIQADTVDVTASVSISYIIR from the coding sequence ATGGCTGTTTTTGTTGTGCTACTGGCAATTTCATCATTTGCCGGCATTACAGCCGCGGCAGAAGAAGATGAAAAACTTATTCATGTATCAGGAACCGGCAAAGTGACTACAAGTCCTGACGTAGCTGAAATCTCACTTGCAGTGCAGACTGAAGATCAAGACGGCCTTTTTGCCCAGCAGGAGAATGCACGCAGGATGAGCGAATGCATCTCAGCTTTAAAGACACTTGGTCTTACAGATGAAGATATAAAAACAACAGGCTACAGCATGTACTCCTACAAGACAGATTCAGACTCACCATTTGGAGGGGAAAAAACAGTTTATCGTGTTACAAACACACTTCTTGTGAAAACCACAAAGACCGATATGGCAGGGGAAATAATTGACAAAGCTATTGCAAACGGTGCAAACAGTGTGAACTATGTTTCATTTACTCTTTCAGATGAAAAAAGCCAGTCACTAAGATCAGAAGCACTTACAAAGGCTGTAACACAGGCACGCCTTGATGCCGACTCTGTTTCAGCCGCTCTTGGAGTGTCAATACTTGGTGTTCAAAGCGTCAATGTAGGTTCAAGCTACACACCTTACACATACGCAGAATCAAACTATAAGAGCATGTCAATGGATTCAGCGGCAGGCACATATCCAACACCGATTCAGGCTGACACTGTTGATGTTACAGCTTCGGTTTCGATATCATACATCATCAGATAA
- the rpiA gene encoding ribose-5-phosphate isomerase RpiA: MSENIVNSKKNAGNYAADLVIDGNIVGLGTGSTVLYTMERLSYRIKEEGLMIKGVPTSYQTAVRARNLGIPLTTLDDFPKIDIAIDGADEVDSDFNLIKGRGAAQTRERCVAAAAKQFIVVVDESKLTKKLSAVVPVEVIPFALAVLCDKVKSLGGNAIVREGVKKDGPVITDNGQIEVDCDFGEIDNPESLETELNNIPGVLSCGIFTEFKEKTVVIAGNATGIEIL; the protein is encoded by the coding sequence ATGTCTGAAAATATAGTAAATTCAAAGAAAAATGCCGGCAATTATGCGGCAGATCTTGTAATAGACGGCAACATTGTTGGGCTTGGCACAGGCTCGACAGTTCTTTACACAATGGAGCGTTTGTCATACAGAATAAAAGAGGAGGGACTGATGATAAAAGGTGTCCCTACATCATATCAGACCGCAGTCCGTGCAAGAAATCTTGGCATTCCTCTTACGACACTTGACGACTTCCCAAAAATTGATATTGCAATTGATGGTGCCGATGAGGTCGACTCTGATTTTAACCTTATAAAAGGAAGAGGTGCCGCTCAGACACGTGAGAGATGTGTTGCCGCCGCCGCAAAACAGTTTATAGTTGTTGTTGATGAAAGCAAACTTACAAAAAAGCTGTCTGCAGTTGTTCCTGTGGAAGTTATTCCATTCGCACTTGCAGTATTGTGTGATAAAGTAAAAAGTCTTGGAGGAAACGCAATTGTGCGGGAAGGCGTTAAAAAAGACGGACCTGTAATTACCGACAATGGACAAATAGAAGTGGACTGCGATTTTGGAGAGATAGATAATCCCGAAAGTCTGGAAACTGAACTGAATAATATACCAGGTGTTTTGTCCTGCGGAATATTTACGGAATTTAAGGAAAAAACAGTTGTGATTGCAGGAAATGCAACCGGTATTGAAATTCTATGA
- a CDS encoding helix-turn-helix domain-containing protein: MKLEKVLTFTEKEEELATLLTDVGLKRNVAKVLVYLANTNEATSRDIERGTDLRQPEVSIAMRTLNEKEWIENRESKAESKGRPVKIYCLSKPAKDIIDTIESDKKEEIETQLKLIQKIREILVS, from the coding sequence ATGAAACTTGAAAAAGTGCTTACTTTTACAGAGAAGGAGGAAGAATTAGCAACTCTTCTCACCGATGTTGGACTAAAACGTAATGTAGCCAAGGTTTTGGTATATCTTGCAAATACAAACGAAGCAACATCACGCGACATTGAACGCGGAACAGATCTCCGCCAGCCTGAAGTTAGCATTGCCATGCGGACTTTAAATGAAAAAGAATGGATCGAGAACCGTGAGAGCAAGGCTGAAAGCAAGGGCAGGCCTGTGAAGATTTACTGCCTCTCAAAACCGGCAAAGGACATTATTGATACAATAGAGTCCGATAAAAAAGAAGAAATTGAAACACAGCTTAAGCTGATTCAGAAAATAAGAGAAATTCTGGTTTCATAG
- a CDS encoding TATA-box-binding protein: MKVNPEESLKIENIVASAKVAETLDLQMINEKIKDAEYNKKRFPGVVLRMQDPKIAALVFGSGKVVLTGAKSIDSLSKGLEILGNKLRELKIDIPKDLEYKVQNIVTSADLGTPINLNKIAVGFNLDRIEYEPEQFPGLVYRLEEPKVVVLLFGSGKLIITGGKLPEDARKAVIKIISDLSNLGLIQQ, from the coding sequence ATGAAGGTCAATCCTGAAGAGTCATTAAAAATCGAGAACATTGTCGCTTCAGCAAAAGTTGCCGAAACGCTGGATCTGCAGATGATAAATGAAAAAATAAAAGACGCCGAATATAACAAAAAGAGATTTCCGGGTGTCGTTTTAAGGATGCAGGATCCAAAGATTGCGGCGCTTGTTTTTGGTTCAGGAAAAGTTGTTCTGACAGGTGCAAAGAGCATTGACAGCCTTTCAAAAGGTCTTGAAATCCTGGGCAATAAACTGCGTGAATTGAAGATAGATATTCCAAAAGATCTGGAATACAAAGTTCAGAATATTGTAACATCAGCAGATCTTGGAACTCCTATAAATCTTAATAAAATTGCTGTCGGCTTTAACCTTGACAGAATTGAATACGAACCTGAGCAGTTTCCGGGACTTGTTTATCGTCTTGAAGAGCCCAAAGTTGTTGTTCTTTTGTTTGGATCAGGCAAACTGATAATTACAGGAGGTAAACTTCCGGAAGATGCCAGAAAGGCGGTAATAAAAATAATTTCAGACTTATCTAATCTGGGATTGATTCAGCAGTAA